ATAAAACCAGAAACCCATACAGGTTCATCCCTAGGAGCAGGACCTCCAATAATACCACTAGGTAACCAGGGATCCTCACGAACTTTAATTTGAGTACCATTTCCCACAGACCATAAAACTTTATCAGCAATAGAGTCCCGACCTAGTAAGATGCTCTTCCAACACGAAGATGGTCTAGAACCTATAGCAGCATGCCAGAAATccttatcttgaaaatataGACCTTTGAGAAGCCTACTAGATAATGAATTTGGATTCTGGACTAAacgccaagcttgtttacccAGGAGAGCTCTATTAAAAATCATAAGGTCACGAAAACCTAATCCCCCTTCATCTTTCCTTCTCTTAATACACTCCCAGCTCTTCCAATGTATGCCTTTCTTGCTATAATCTGACTGCCACCAGAATTTAGCTACTTTTTTATCTATTGCTTTACAAATAGTTGTAGGGATTTTGAAAAGCGACATAGCGTAATGGGGTATAGCTTGCACAACAGATTTTATAAGGATCTCTTTGCCCCTTTTGAAATAAGCTTTTCCTTCCATCCTTCGAGTTTGGAATGCACTCTACCCATAAGCCAAGAAAACGGTTCCTTTTAGATTTGCCCCAATCTGAAGGAATTCCTAGATATTTGCCTGTTTTATGTAAGATAGGAACTCTAAAGGCTCCAGCTAGGCTTACTTTCAAAGCAATAGGACAATCTGAGCTACAAAACAACCCTGATTTATTCCGGTTTATAGCCTGTCCTGTAGCTATACAGTATTCATTTAGAACAGCAGCTAAGTTCTGACATTCCATAAGTTTGGCATCCAGGAAGAAGATGGCATCATCAGCGAAAAATAAGTGGGAAAGAGTGGGGCACCTTCGATTAAAAGTTATACCTTTAAGATTTCCAATCTCCATTGCATTCTTAATAAGAGATGTGAGAGCATTAGTCATCAAGATAAACAGGTACGGCGATAACGGATCACCTTGTCGAAGACCTTTAGTAGGATGAAAGAACGGTAGAAACTCTCCATTTAATTTGACACTGTAAGACACTGTAGAGATGCATTGGAATATCCAGCCAACCCATTTAGTATGAAAGCCAAGTTTTAGGAGATAATCACggagaaaatcccattcaaccctgTCATATGCCTTCGCATATCTAGTTTCAGCACCTTTGCATAAAAAGTTCTTTCTACGTTTTCGATTCTAAGCGATGTAAAACTTCATGAACCAGCATGACATTATCTTGTATTTGGCGACCTCCAACAAAAGCCGTTTGTTCTGGTGCTATCAACTGTGGTAGCCAAGGTTTGAGTCCGTTGGCAAGAATCTTGGATATAACCTTATAAATAAAGTTGCAAAGGCTAATAGGGCGAAACTGATCTAAACGTTCTGGGTGAGGGATCTTAGGAATTAGGGAAATAGCAGTGCGATTATACTCCGGTAATAAAACCCCTATATGAAAGAATTGTTGCACGGCtaaaattgtgacatcctgaaattcgactctatttcgataaaatgaaatgtgcatttcgtcgacgtgcctatagtcctttttctctgagctgatcactcacgagttagctaacctattggatgaagccgttaagggatatatccgcggtaaaatccctaaaagctacctaattggttggattggactaaaatcgcgtccggtcgattttaatcatgaaatttaattcggttttgggaatcgaatattcggacgtgtcacaattcatttttaggaccgtctcatcgtcatCAATTTATCgaagtccgaaatttcaagaaagaaattatcggaggaagattcgaagaccggaagaaaaagaaagggaaatggaaagagaaaagaaaaattagaatattattattctttttcttttctttttctttctctctcttttctctcttttctctcctctccccttccCCTCCCTTCGTGCGTAGCCTCCCCACCGCCAATGCCCCTTGCCAATTTTAAATtggcttctctttcttttgtttctacttttgactagtcaaaagaaAACCCTTCTTCTTatcccttctttctctcttcttctctctcctctctctttttcccccaaCCCCACGTGACCgactccttctctctctcttttcttcttccccttcgtGCGAAACCAGAAAGGAGAAGCTTGAGCGGAAGTTGCAGGCGCACGGAGACCGCAGCTCGCCGAAGCCGCCGTCCGCGcgcccgccgctcgccgccgtgcGTTCAGCCGCCCGTCTCCTTCGCGCCTCGCCATCCCCGCCGTGCACCGTCCAGGCCGTTCGGCCTCTGTTCAGCTCAGTTCAGcccccgtccggccacctccggccgtCGTTTGAAGCCGCCGGACCTCCACCGACCCTCCTCGGAGCACCGCCCGCTCTCCCGAACCCTTCTCCGCCCCTAACCATCTCTGTTTTCCCCTGTTTTGCAGCCAACCagcaacccacgaaatgggtttccagctggtttgGGCCCGTTTTGAGCCATTTCCCGGCCCCGGATCCTCGAgtcgctttgggaagaatcgttcctcgcgtcgccgccgtcggattgatccgatttgcgcgcgatttggtgagtaatctcactaatcttagattagttggctaattatgcttaaggttggtttagatttaattaattatgtttaggttgttagattagaattaattagcaattattagttaattgtgatgtgatttagataaattgattgtgcaattagcaagtagacgtggtctactaattattggaagtgcttcaggaattttcccgacccttagtgggctccaattaggcttttcgggcctaagtggatttttttgtatttaaatattaattttcggaattaaattaaataattatttattttccgaaaattcaagggagatggcCGGGACCGGAAAATTGTGCTGATGACtatggtgaagtccgtttatctaatcgggctttaatttgagttaaatgggatttttaatgttaattatttaatattcgaaattaattaaataattatttattttctgaaaattcaactgagatggtctggaaccggaaaattatgctgatgaccgtggtgaagtccgtttatgtaatcgggctttattttgagctaaattgaattttttataataattatttaattttcgaaattaataaataaattaattatttttcggaaattaagattttgatggccgacgaccgaaatctcgtgctgatcgtcgtggtgcagtccgtttatttatttgagctccacgttgtatggaattgagtaaattgtgatattttagggatttaccctaaattgattggaatcgattgagattgaattatcgattggtgaatggccaagtatgtttattcagcatttataatgttttgttgagttgatttatttatttgattgagaaatcgttgggcattggttgtcggtattgaaagtaAATTGGTAACCACtgcaaagaggacacgtggctcggtgaattggaatgtcacctggaaAATACACGTGAGTtcggtggttgaatatgtcaccttggcgaaaaggtcgcccgagagaatgcacgtggctcggagactcggtatgtcgtctggagaatgcacgtggctcggtgacaggatttggcatctaaaaggacacgtggctcggtgatcgatgcgtcactttggtaagcgagtaccttagagaatgcacgtgggtccagcattcggaatggcatctaaaagggcacgtggctcggtgaattgatgcatcaccttggtgagatagcaccttagagaatgcacgtgggccgggcatcgtaaaaaggacacgtggctcggtggcttgatgtaccaccttggcaaagaggtcgccttagagaatgcacgtgggtccgaggtttgaggcacgtggactcggagacttggaaggtcatcctggagaatgcacgtggcctagcttttaaatatcccacagtggggattgatttgtttggcatgtaatcgactaggtcgatgctttgatttgatgtggtgAATTGATTgcctgaatggaaatgaccgtgagtggttttgttggaatataatcgattaggtcgatttgatcgatgcttcgatcggtgatatgattgcttgggtgcctattatgaattgtgcGACTTGCGAGGTGggatcgaggccaaggtaagtcctccgcctcgtgcgtgtttaggcagcctgtagtataatagtttatctaatcgggcttagtggggtagaactcgttgagacgtagtctcatcccggttggggaaaaccatttcgggacccATTTGAAGAGGCGagaaggaggaatccgagaaggaagactcggaggcgaatcttaaggaaaaagattttggaggaagaaggcaatcctgagaggggccttgagtacggcctagtTCGTCTAAGTTTATgtcttcttttgaaatctccgttttgatgtgaatagttatgaaagggtttgtggtttgtataaaagtgtggttataaatttcaatatgaaaaatatggccctgcttttctatcccatcgttttattgtctggggattttaactacttccgcatgtgcttaataattgaaagggtcggcgatacattgtcctgagatatcgcatattgaaatcgaccaaatagaaggatgtgcacgtgcctgaggatcggggcgtgacaaaaatGATGTCTTCTTGCAGGATATCCCAATGAGCACGATAAAACAGACCATTCAAGCCATCTGGACCGGGAGCTTTTGTGTCCCCTAGTTGGAATACTGTAGTATGGACCTCCTCACAGGTAATTGTAGCTATTAAATGTTCATTAATCTCCTCTGTCACAATCGGATTGCAAAGATTTAGAGTTGGGCCATAATCTCTGTTCCCTGAAGATGAATATAGCTGTTGAAAATAACTAAGAGTCATATCTTTAAGAGCAATAGGATCACGAATCCAGTTTAGCTGGTCATCCTGAAGCATTCTGATCTGGTTTTGTTGACGTCGATTGACCGTCGtggcatggaaaaatttagtGTTCCTGTCACCCCATTTAAGCCAATTAACCCGAGATCGCATGGCCCAAAATTTTTCTTCCTGCTGCCATAACTCCTGAATTTTAACTTTCAGATTTGAGATCTCATCAGTATTTGAATGGAGATGAGGCTGATTGGTGAGAGACTGAAGCTGGTTCTTAAGGTGAGAAATCTGAGTTTTCGCATTCTTAAATTTTGAACGACTCCATTTAGATAATGCAACGGAAACAGAGAGCAACTTTTGAGGAAGTGACACCTCTCCAGGCTGAGAAGAAGTCCATGATTCAGCAATAATGGAACGACAGTCGGTATCCTGGAGCCAAAAAGCTTCAAAGTAGAAGGATTTTTTCCGTTTACAATTTGGAAGAGCTTCCGTTGACAAGAGGAGAGGGCTGTGATCAGAGCCGAGGGCTGGGAGGGCAAGTACTTCGGCAAGAGGGTAAGCCAATCTCCAATTGTTTGTACAAAACATTCTGTCTAATCTTGCCTTTACCAAAGCGTCACCTTGTCTGTTGTTTGACCATGTAAAGGCACATCCTTTGCTGCCAAGGTCCAGAAAATTACAGTCATTGATAACATCACGAAAAGAAACCATTCTAAAAGGCTCGGCTGGACATTTACTGACTTTCTCCCAAGAATATAAGACTTCATTATAGTCCCCGTACATAACCAGGGAAGCGAGTTGAAATTACTAATGCGTCTCAAAAGCGTCACGGGTGTTGTCGAAGAGAATATCGAGCGAGGAGCATGTAAGCAAGTCAGACGCATAGTAATGCCAGAATCAAGATCAGTACAGATGGAGTCTAGCATATCTAAAGACTGGTAAGTAATATCCAAAGAGACCTTGTTAGACCAAAAAATGGCTAAACCACCTGCCAAACCTACTGGCTCTTGAATAAACCCTGCTGAGAAATGAAGTTTACGTTGAATAGACAAAATCTGTTGAGTCtgattctttgtttccatcaaaaaaacaATATCAGGCTTCTCTTGGGTCACTAAGACCCTAAGCGCTTGAACTGTcaagggattgcccaacccatgacagttccaacttataAGTTTCATGGTGCCCCTAGTGGCTTTTTAGGGCCACCCACCAGAGCCCAACAGGAAGATGTGTCAACCTCAGAAATAGGAGTATCCTGTAAAGCAGATTCATCGAACTGCTCCTGTAATTGATGCCGAACCTCTTGATGCATGGAACGTTTAATCTTTTTAAGGGGTCCAGATCGTGCATTAAGATGTGAATGtttagtcttcttcttcacttgaGTAGAACTAGCAATAGGTTGGTGCACCAAATTATGTTGCTGATCCCTAGACTGACCATCCTGAGTAGCTGGAATTGTTTCTATGAGAATAGGATCTCTAACTGATGGTTCCATAGTTTGCTTACCTTTATTTTTGTGTGCGGAAATATCAGGTACAGCATGGATAGATGGTTTCACTGAAGTAGCAGGTATAGCAGGAACCGGGTCCAACACAGGGATGATTGCAGAAGAGCTTTGAGGGGTCTCAAGGATAATCTCTGAATCATAAAAGGTACACCAGAAAGGACTATATTCCCGTGCCTCAGCTCTCAACCAAGATCCAAATAAGAACCTGGTGTCATCTAATTTAGTTTCATCATAGGGAAAAGTTTGACAGGCTGTAGTATAGTGTCCGAGGATGCCACAGGAATAACAGTAATATGATAAGCGTTCATATTTGAAGTCCAACCAAAAATTTTCCCTGCAACTTTGAGGAGAATCCCTGTTGTCAGTGGTCGTTGAAGGATGGACAGTATGTCGTATTGAACAGTGACAAAGAGATCAGATTGCTTTTCACAGAGTGACACAAAGCTTTAGCGAATCAATTAGAATATTTTAATGCAAAAATCACTTGTAATTTTCTTGAATCCAAATGCACGGCACGCAATCTCTTTTCACAACATGACTCATGTacatttctttttggaaaaattaccaaaaaatcataaacctattgtagtTATCTTTGTaatagtcataaatctatttgtTTGGCCAATTAAGTTCTCAACCTTTTACAATTTAGACCGGACCCGGATTCGCCGCTTGAcacttatttattattattattattttaaaaatacaaatataaaaaaaatttcaaaaaattctgcAATTAGGACAAGGctgaaaaatagttttgagtagttttctcaaaaaaaaaatgcatgaaaaatcctttaaaaaaaaatcttatctttagtGAATACGGTGATCTTCTTCTCAAGCCATTTGGCTTGCAGCTAAGATATCCATCCATTCATCCTCTCACTAGTtgattaactaatgtaatcaagtttccaatcttaatttttctaatcacaatattttacttagatttttaatCAATCAACTATAAATCGAATTAGTGGCAGCTTgcaggttaaaaaaaaaaaaaacgaactgTAAGTCACGAACtagtgggcttgggagagtctagACCAAGCCTAGGCTTAGAAAACCATTAGCCTCATGCGCTTGCAGGAGGCTTCAAAGAGGTAGTGACAAATGTGTTGCTAGGTGTCAAATTTTCAGCTTGCGAACACTATTGGTGAATAAGCAAATTATCGATTGAATAAGTAATTGACCACCTCTTCTTGCGATTATAAATGCTAATAATAGTAAACCACACATATGATATTCAATGATGCATCAAATCCCACCAATATACTTGGTTGGTTGCCCTTGAAGGATATTAAAGGTAGCTCTCCTTGTTTCGAGAGGTGGTTCTCACTATGTATCACGTTACCTTTATAAGGTTCAAGAGATGGCTCTTACGATATAACACTTTGTCCCACGTGAAGCTTAACTTTAAGGGTaagtaaaaaagattaaaagcTCATATAAGCCTTTGGATGGCCCGAATTTTCAGGTCCGGCCTGGGACAAGATTTCGCAATCCCGCTTATTTATACTCAAAGTACTTTGATAAGTTCattaataagttaaaaaaataaacatataaaGAAGTGATCTTTGAGGAGAAAAATCTAGTAACGATATCTAATtttaacactaaaaaaaaaatcgagctATGGCCCAACCAGCCCTGTATCTCTATTTCAACCTCTACCGAGCCTGCAAATTCCATGAAGTTGTAAATGCTCGCGTAATTGACGGAGTACTAAAAgacttctctctttctttcttttttttttctttttggttgggtTATGGTTGCTTGCTTTCACGACGCACTTGATGGAATGTCGAGTCTTCGTCTCCATGGTCTTCCCAATCCTCACGTAATTGACAGTGAATATGAGGCACCAATTTGTTTAGTCTTCAGTCTTTGTCTACATGGACTTCATGGAATACGAGGCACCAATTTGTCCTTCACATGGATCTGTCGcttttgtaatatatttatcttaACATGCTAAATCACATGGCAGAAAATAAGTGGACGATAAGCCATGCGCAATAATTGATAACAATATGCCACATCATTTATCTTACGAAATTTATAAAATAGTCTTAGGGtgtttaaaatattaattacaatATTCATTTATACTACCACACTTTGCACCCTATAATTTCTACTATTTCATGGACTTCAAAGCATAGTGTACGTTACTTCCCATAGTGGAATCAAtcaataattgaattttgtgcAGGACCGGAGAGTTAAATGCAGCTAAGACTGAAAGTGGAGATCACAAGAGGAGATGGGAAACAGCTGTTTCTTATTCTTCACTCTACCCTCTTGTGGTGGTGGAGCTCAATCACAATCTTCGGAGCATACTCACATAACCAAACAGATCTGCTCGCGTTAGCCTCCTTAAAAAACGCAATACACAAAGACCCATTTagagtcttgagctcttggaatgATTCTACTCATCATTGTGAGTGGCAAGGTGTTTTGTGCAGCAAAAGACATCCTGGGAGGGTCACATCTCTGTACCTGAGATCACAAGGCTTGGAAGGTTTCCTATCTCCTCACGTAGGTaacctctctttttttaggGTCATATTTCTGCAGAACAACAGCTTTCATGGCGAAATCTCACCACATATTGGCAACTTGTTTCGGCtacatgttcttgttcttagtAACAACTCATTTGGTGGGTCAATACCCTCCAATCTTTCCCGTTGCTTGAACCTCGAGATCCTAAATCTCATAGATAATCAACTTGTGGGAGGAATTCATTCTAATCTTGGTTCTTTAACAAGACTTAAAGGCTTGGGCTTGTCTTCGAACAGTCTTGTAGGTCCTATTCCTGGTTCGATTGGAAACCTCTCACTGCTACAACAGCTCTCCCTGGCAGAAAATGCGTTAAGCGGAGAAATACCTGAGGAATTGTGCAGACTCAAGAGATTGATATTCTTCCAACTATCTTCCAACAAACTATCCGGTGACGTTCCAGCAGGGATTTTAAACATCTCTGACATTATTATATTCATTGTTAGTCACAACCAATTGTGGGGAAGCTTTCTTAATGATGTTGGCACCACTTCTCCTTCTCTCCATCTACTTGGCGCCAGCGGTAATTTGTTCACCGGGATGATTCCGTCAACGTTAACGAATGCCACAGGTCTTGAAAACCTTTTCCTTGAGAACAACAATTTCCATGGGCCAATACCCAAAGATCTGCGTAGGCTAAAGGGCCTTCGCAATATTGTATTCTGATAACCACTTGCAAGATGACTTgagttttatttcttctttagttAATTGTTCCAACTTAAAAACACTCGGAATGCAAGGGAACTTGATTCACGGATCTTTGCCGAAATCCTTCTGCAATCTCTCCACCAGCGTTAAGGGAATAGATATGTCAAACAATCGGATCCAAGGATCTATTCCTTTAGCCCTCAAAAATCTTTTCAACTTGTCTGCGTTGGCtttattgaataattttataatcGATCGCATTCCTGACTCCATCGGAGCACTTTCCAACTTGCAGGAACTTGGTTTAAGAGGGAACATGTTGACTGGAGAGATACCGTCTTCGATTGGTAACATTACGTCATTAAAGCTCCTTGACCTTTCCTCCAACATTTTCCAAGGCTACATACCACAAAGTCTCGGTAGCTGCAAGCAACTAATTGGTCTTGATCTTTCCAACAATAACCTAATTGGCTCAATTCCTGCTGAAATCGTGGGTCTTTCTTCCTTGTCGATCGTCCTTAGTTtagcaaataataatttaagtgGATCTCTTCCATTGCAAGTTGGATCTTTGAAGAATCTTGGCGAATTAGATCTGTCTTACAACAGACTGACCGGCTTAATTCCGGCGTCCATCAGTGAGTGCTTGGTATTGGAACGACTTCACTTAGAAGCTAATTCTTTTCATGGTCAAATCCCCGAAGCTTTATGTCCATTACGGGGTCTACAAGAGCTGGACCtttccaataataatttttctggtCCAATCCCGAGCTTTCTCGCAGAGCTCTCACAACTCATGTATTTGAATTTGTCCTTCAATCAACTAGGAGGAGAAGTTCTGGAGGGTGGAGTTTTTCTTAATGCAAGTTCTGTATCGATTTATGGAAATACGGAACTCTGTGGAGGTGTTCCCGGTCTGAAGCTTCCTCTTTGCAAATCACCAAGCTCTAAGAAGGTTTCTTCAACCAAGGCTAGAGTAATATATGTGGTAGCTGGCAGTTTGTTATGTTTAGCTTTGTTGCTTCTATGTCTGTCTATCTCCTACTGCAAAAAGAAGCAGACGACAGCCAATGCCTCCACTTCATTATCTTTTGAGAACCAATTCTTGAGGATTTCTTATGAAGAACTCCTGAGAGCGACTAATAGATTCTCTGAAACCAATTTGATTGGTAAAAGGAGATACGGCACGGTTTATAAGGGGATTCTTGATGGCGGTGTCACGGTGGCGACGAAGGTGCTCAATCTAATGCAAAGAGGTGCTTCGAGGAGCTTTATCTCCGAATGTCAAACTCTAGGAACCATTAGACACCGAAACCTCGTGAAGATACTAAGTGTCTACTCGAGTGTGGATTTTCATGGAAATGACTTCAAAGCTCTAATATATGAGTTCATGGCTAATGAGAGCTTGGAGGAGTGGCTGCACCCTAGCACTATAGGACGAGATGATGAGCATGGCGAATCGAGAAATGTGAGACTAGTGCAGAGGTTACGCATTGCCATTGACATAGCTACTGCAATCGAATATCTCCACAAGAGTTGTTATTCAACAATCGTTCACGGAGATTTGAAGCCAAGTAATGTGCTTCTGGACAACAACATGGTGGCTCGAGTTGGAGATTTCGGGCTTGCAAAGATTATTTCAATGGTGTCTGCTGAAGCCACGAGAATTCAGGACCAAGGTAGTTCAACTTCAACTGCAGTCAGAGGATCCATTGGTTATGTGTCTCTTGGTATGAATCtatcatattttcttgattAGTTTTTCATTGAACAAACAAGATCCTTGGTATTATGTTATGCTTCGTATGCTCTAACACCTCTTTCTCACAAcattatttcctattttttttaattaatagcttcaattgaaaaaggaaatacatATGTTTGTGTACGAAAAGATTTATAGTAGCATTTTGTAATCGTATTGAAATTAAGACAAGAATAAATCATCTTAAATTTGATCATTGaatggagatttttttatttttttttataatcaaaacTTGTGAATTCGTACCAATAAATAGATTAAGCATATTGTGTTCTATCATGTTTACATATTCTTTCTATAATTTGTAATCTATCTCATGCCATGTTGATGCCGTGAAAATGGATTGTGTCTAATATTGTCATAAGGTCACAATATGAGAAATTGATGAGAACTTGTGATTCACTTTTGGTAAGCCATGACTTAAGGTCTTGATAGTAAGTAATTGACCCCTCATGGTGGACCCTTTCCTTTTGACTTGACCTATAATTCCatatttctaaaatttgtttagaTGACATGACATTTAAGTCTGAATCCGCCCAAGGTCTTAAACCTATAAATGCACAATAATATCACACAACATACACTAATTCACAGCATGATGGACTCCATCCAACTTTCACTCCCCTAAACTTCTTGTTTAGAGCATATTTAGACAAATTTACGCATTAAACAAGTATAAATCCATTAGAAATAACAAATCACTTAAAGTCTCttctgatatagctagtataagtacctagaggggggtgaataggtatataaaggatttttctcaataattgcacaatactagacagttgatagatttgagacaaacgataatcaaagtaagactgagagaagagaaaattgaacacgcgatttatagtggttcggcttatgtcaagcctacatccactcttatgcactgacagcctattggctagattccactatgaacaaagagatgttacagtgttgttctcccttgctttcacggtgtagatgatctaccacactcgctcaaggtatcactaagtatgaACACTCT
This Eucalyptus grandis isolate ANBG69807.140 chromosome 7, ASM1654582v1, whole genome shotgun sequence DNA region includes the following protein-coding sequences:
- the LOC104455207 gene encoding probable LRR receptor-like serine/threonine-protein kinase At3g47570 isoform X1, encoding MQGNLIHGSLPKSFCNLSTSVKGIDMSNNRIQGSIPLALKNLFNLSALALLNNFIIDRIPDSIGALSNLQELGLRGNMLTGEIPSSIGNITSLKLLDLSSNIFQGYIPQSLGSCKQLIGLDLSNNNLIGSIPAEIVGLSSLSIVLSLANNNLSGSLPLQVGSLKNLGELDLSYNRLTGLIPASISECLVLERLHLEANSFHGQIPEALCPLRGLQELDLSNNNFSGPIPSFLAELSQLMYLNLSFNQLGGEVLEGGVFLNASSVSIYGNTELCGGVPGLKLPLCKSPSSKKVSSTKARVIYVVAGSLLCLALLLLCLSISYCKKKQTTANASTSLSFENQFLRISYEELLRATNRFSETNLIGKRRYGTVYKGILDGGVTVATKVLNLMQRGASRSFISECQTLGTIRHRNLVKILSVYSSVDFHGNDFKALIYEFMANESLEEWLHPSTIGRDDEHGESRNVRLVQRLRIAIDIATAIEYLHKSCYSTIVHGDLKPSNVLLDNNMVARVGDFGLAKIISMVSAEATRIQDQGSSTSTAVRGSIGYVSLEYGMGHKVSILGDTYSYGILLLEMFIGKRPTEEAFGHNLNLHNFVRMALSDRAMDIIDLRLWSEAGNRQQEIKIRDCIISVFEVGLAFSMESPLDRMDMTEAIRKLHLIKVSSETKERRIGM
- the LOC104455207 gene encoding probable LRR receptor-like serine/threonine-protein kinase At3g47570 isoform X2, with translation MQGNLIHGSLPKSFCNLSTSVKGIDMSNNRIQGSIPLALKNLFNLSALALLNNFIIDRIPDSIGALSNLQELGLRGNMLTGEIPSSIGNITSLKLLDLSSNIFQGYIPQSLGSCKQLIGLDLSNNNLIGSIPAEIVGLSSLSIVLSLANNNLSGSLPLQVGSLKNLGELDLSYNRLTGLIPASISECLVLERLHLEANSFHGQIPEALCPLRGLQELDLSNNNFSGPIPSFLAELSQLMYLNLSFNQLGGEVLEGGVFLNASSVSIYGNTELCGGVPGLKLPLCKSPSSKKVSSTKARVIYVVAGSLLCLALLLLCLSISYCKKKQTTANASTSLSFENQFLRISYEELLRATNRFSETNLIGKRRYGTVYKGILDGGVTVATKVLNLMQRGASRSFISECQTLGTIRHRNLVKILSVYSSVDFHGNDFKALIYEFMANESLEEWLHPSTIGRDDEHGESRNVRLVQRLRIAIDIATAIEYLHKSCYSTIVHGDLKPSNVLLDNNMVARVGDFGLAKIISMVSAEATRIQDQGSSTSTAVRGSIGYVSLGMNLSYFLD